A single window of Melospiza georgiana isolate bMelGeo1 chromosome 6, bMelGeo1.pri, whole genome shotgun sequence DNA harbors:
- the USP47 gene encoding ubiquitin carboxyl-terminal hydrolase 47 isoform X1 gives MQEESGSTEDGAQERFIGPLPREGSIGCTHDYVSQSYSYSSVLSKSETGYVGLVNQAMTCYLNSLLQTLFMTPEFRNALYKWEFEESEEDPERSIPYQLQRLFVLLQTSKKRAIETTDVTRSFGWDSSEAWQQHDVQELCRVMFDALEQKWKQTEQADLINQLYQGKLKDYVRCLECGYEGWRIDTYLDIPLVIRPYGSSQAFASVEEALHAFIQPEILDGPNQYFCERCKKKCDARKGLRFLHFPYLLTLQLKRFDFDYTTMHRIKLNDRMTFPEELDMSVFIDVEDESPQTESCTDSGAENEGSCHSDQMSNDFSNDDGVDEGICLESNSAAERISKAGSEKSSLLYELFSVMVHSGSAAGGHYYACIKSFSDDQWYSFNDQHVSKITQEDIKKTYGGSSGSRGYYSSAFASSTNAYMLIYRLKDPTRNAKFLEAHEYPEHIKQLVQKERELEEQEKRQREIERNTCKIKLFCMHPTKQIMMENKLEVHKDRTLKEAVEIAYKLMDLEEAVPLSCCRLVKYDEFHDYLERSYEGEEDTPMGLLLGGVKSTYMFDLLLETRRPDQVFQCYKPGEVMVKVHVVDLKTESVAPPISVRAYLNQTVSEFKQLISKATHLPAETMRVVLERCYNDLRLLNVSSKTLKAEGFFRSNKVFIESSESLDRHVTYTDSQLWKLLDRHANTIRLYVSLPEQAPGSQLRRALYQKSAGAAGNLEEPCERVKGPVGNMKSVEAILEESTEKLKSLSLQQQQQHEGDNGDSSKSTEASDFENIESPLNEIDSSASAENRELDNQIQISDAENLQSEERSDSDVNNDRSTSSVDSDILSSSHSSDTLCNVDNAPLPLANGLDSHSITSSRRSKANQGKKETWDTAEEDSGTDSEYDESGKSRGEAQYMYFKSEPYTAEEGSGEGQKWLMVHVDKRITLSAFKQHLEPFVGVPSSHFKVFRVYASNQEFESVRLNETLSSFSDDNKITIRLGRALKKGEYRVKVYQLLVNEPEPCKFLLDAVFAKGMTVRQSKEELLPQLREQCGLDLTIDRFRLRKKTWKNPGTVFLDYHIYEEDINISSNWEVFLEILDGVEKMKSMSQLAVLSRRWRPSEMKLDSFQEVVLESSSVEELKEKLSEISGIPLENIEFAKGRGTFPCDISILEIHQDLDWNPKVSTLNVWPLYICDDGAVIFYRDKTEELMELTDEQRNELMKKESSRLQKTGHRVTYSPRKEKALKIYLDGAPNKDLTQD, from the exons ATGCAG gAGGAGTCAGGTTCAACAGAGGATGGTGCACAGGAGAGATTTATAGGCCCCCTTCCCAGAGAAGGCTCCATTGGATGTACCCATGACTATGTCAGTCAAAGCTATTCTTATTCTTCAGTCCTGAGCAAATCAGAGACAG GTTATGTGGGGCTGGTAAATCAAGCAATGACTTGCTACTTGAACAGCCTTCTGCAAACACTTTTCATGACTCCTGAATTTAGAAATGCATTGTATAA GTGGGAATTTGAGGAATCTGAAGAGGATCCTGAGAGGAGTATCCCCTACCAGCTACAGAGACTGTTTGTTTTACTGCAGACCAGCAAAAAAAGGGCAATTGAAACAACAGATGTTACACGGAGTTTTGGATGGGACAGCAGTGAAG CGTGGCAGCAGCATGATGTGCAGGAGCTTTGTAGAGTCATGTTTGATGCTTTGGAGCAGAAATGGAAGCAAACGGAGCAG GCTGATCTTATAAATCAACTGTACCAAGGCAAACTGAAGGACTATGTGAGGTGCCTAGAGTGTGGCTATGAAGGCTGGAGAATCGACACGTACCTGGATATCCCTCTGGTCATCCGGCCCTATGGCTCCAGCCAGGCGTTTGCTAGCGTG GAAGAAGCACTGCATGCTTTCATTCAGCCTGAGATCCTTGATGGCCCAAATCAGTACTTTTGTGAGCGATGTAAGAAGAAATGTGATGCAAGAAAG GGCCTGCGGTTCTTGCACTTTCCGTACCTGCTGACATTGCAGCTGAAGAGATTTGACTTTGATTATACCACAATGCACAGGATTAAACTCAATGATCGCATGACTTTTCCAGAGGAGTTGGACATGAGTGTCTTTATTGATGTGGAAGATGAG TCTCCTCAGACTGAGAGTTGCACTGATAGTGGAGCTGAAAATGAAGGCAGTTGTCACAGTGATCAGATGAGCAATGATTTTTCTAATGATGATGGAGTTGATGAAGGAATCTGCCTTGAAAGCAATAGTGCAGCAGAGAGGATCTCCAAAGCTGGCAGTGAAAAG AGTTCTTTGCTGTATGAGCTCTTTTCTGTCATGGTTCATTCTGGaagtgctgctggtggccaTTATTATGCCTGTATAAAATCTTTTAGTGATGATCAGTGGTACAGCTTTAATGATCAGCATGTTAGCAAg ATAACTCAGGAAGATATTAAGAAAACATATGGAGGATCTTCTGGAAGCAGAGGATATTATTCCAGTGCTTTTGCTAG CTCAACAAATGCTTACATGCTGATATACAGACTGAAAGATCCAACAAGAAATGCAA AGTTTCTTGAGGCGCATGAATATCCAGAGCACATTAAACAATTGgtacagaaagagagagaattagaagaacaagaaaagagGCAACGTGAAATTGAACGCAACACGTGCAAG ATTAAATTATTCTGCATGCATCCTACAAAGCAAATAATGATGGAGAACAAATTGGAAGTTCATAAGGACAGAACACTGAAGGAAGCTGTGGAAATAGCTTACAAG CTGATGGATTTAGAAGAGGCTGTTCCCTTGAGCTGCTGTCGCCTTGTCAAATATGATGAGTTCCATGACTACTTGGAGCGCTCGTACGAAGGAGAAGAGGATACCCCAATGGGTTTGTTACTTGGAGGGGTCAAGTCAACCTACATGTTTGACTTGCTGTTGGAAACAAGAAGGCCTGACCAAGTTTTCCAGTGCTATAAACCTGGTG aggTCATGGTAAAGGTTCACGTAGTCGACCTGAAGACTGAATCTGTTGCTCCTCCAATAAGTGTGCGAGCTTATTTGAATCAAACGGTGTCAGAGTTCAAACAGCTCATTTCAAAG GCCACACACCTGCCTGCTGAAACCATGCGGGTGGTGCTGGAGCGCTGCTACAACGACCTGCGGCTGCTGAACGTCTCCAGCAAAACTCTGAAAGCTGAAGGCTTTTTTAGGAGCAACAAG GTGTTCATTGAAAGCTCAGAGTCCTTGGACCGCCACGTCACATACACAGACTCGCAGCTGTGGAAGCTTCTGGATCGCCACGCAAACACCATCAGACTGTATGTGTCATTGCCAGAGCAAGCTCCTGGCTCTCAGCTCCGACGGGCCCTTTATCAGAagtctgctggggctgcaggcaaCTTGGAGGAACCTTGTGAAAGAGTAAAAGGACCTGTAGGTAATATGAAATCCGTAGAGGCGATTTTGGaagaaagcactgaaaaacTTAAAAGCTTGTCcctgcagcaacagcagcagcatgagGGAGATAATGGAGACAGCAGCAAAAGCACAGAAGCCAGTGATTTTGAAAACATTGAGTCACCTTTAAATGAAATAGACTCTTCAGCATCAGCAGAAAACAGAGAACTTGACAACCAAATTCAGATTTCTGATGCAGAGAATCTGCAGTCCGAGGAGCGGTCGGACTCGGATGTCAACAACGACAGGAGTACGAGTTCAGTGGACAGTGACATcctcagctccagccacagcagtgACACTCTGTGCAACGTGGACAATGCCCCCCTGCCCCTGGCCAACGGGCTGGACtcccacagcatcaccagcagcaGGCGATCAAAGGCCAATCAGGGCAAGAAGGAAACCTGGGACACAGCAGAAGAGGATTCTGGAACAGACAGTGAATATGATGAAAGTGGCAAGAGCAGAGGAGAAGCACAGTATATGTACTTTAAATCAGAGCCCTACACTGCAGAGGAGGGTTCAGGAGAAGGGCAGAAAT GGCTGATGGTGCATGTTGATAAAAGAATTACACTGTCTGCCTTCAAGCAACACTTGGAGCCTTTTGTTGGAGTTCCATCTTCTCACTTCAAAGTCTTTAGAGTCTATGCCAGCAATCAAGAGTTTGAGAGTGTTCGGCTGAATGAGACCCTTTCATCATTTTCTGATGACAATAAG ATAACTATTAGACTTGGAAgagcccttaagaagggtgAATACAGAGTCAAAGTCTATCAACTCTTGGTAAATGAGCCTGAG CCATGCAAGTTTCTTCTAGACGCAGTTTTTGCTAAAGGAATGACTGTCCGACAGTCcaaagaggagctgcttcctcaGCTTCGAGAACAATGTGGCCTAGACTTGACAATTGACAG GTTTCGCCTACGAAAGAAAACCTGGAAGAATCCAGGCACTGTGTTTCTGGATTATCATATCTATGAAGAAGATATCAATATTTCCAGCAACTGGGAGGTCTTCTTAGAAATACTTGATG GAGTAGAAAAGATGAAATCCATGTCACAGCTTGCTGTTTTATCGAGACGATGGAGGCCGTCAGAGATGAAATTAGATTCTTTCCAGGAAGTAGTACTAGAAAGCAGCAGTGTTGAAGAATTaaaagagaag CTAAGTGAAATAAGTGGAATACCCTTAGAAAACATTGAATTTGCAAAG GGTAGAGGAACCTTTCCCTGTGACATTTCCATACTAGAGATTCATCAAGACTTGGACTGGAATCCAAAAGTATCTACATTGAATGTCTGGCCTCTGTACATTTGTGATGATGGTGCAGTAATATTTTATAG
- the USP47 gene encoding ubiquitin carboxyl-terminal hydrolase 47 isoform X2 encodes MQEESGSTEDGAQERFIGPLPREGSIGCTHDYVSQSYSYSSVLSKSETGYVGLVNQAMTCYLNSLLQTLFMTPEFRNALYKWEFEESEEDPERSIPYQLQRLFVLLQTSKKRAIETTDVTRSFGWDSSEAWQQHDVQELCRVMFDALEQKWKQTEQADLINQLYQGKLKDYVRCLECGYEGWRIDTYLDIPLVIRPYGSSQAFASVEEALHAFIQPEILDGPNQYFCERCKKKCDARKGLRFLHFPYLLTLQLKRFDFDYTTMHRIKLNDRMTFPEELDMSVFIDVEDEKSPQTESCTDSGAENEGSCHSDQMSNDFSNDDGVDEGICLESNSAAERISKAGSEKSSLLYELFSVMVHSGSAAGGHYYACIKSFSDDQWYSFNDQHVSKITQEDIKKTYGGSSGSRGYYSSAFASSTNAYMLIYRLKDPTRNAKFLEAHEYPEHIKQLVQKERELEEQEKRQREIERNTCKIKLFCMHPTKQIMMENKLEVHKDRTLKEAVEIAYKLMDLEEAVPLSCCRLVKYDEFHDYLERSYEGEEDTPMGLLLGGVKSTYMFDLLLETRRPDQVFQCYKPGEVMVKVHVVDLKTESVAPPISVRAYLNQTVSEFKQLISKATHLPAETMRVVLERCYNDLRLLNVSSKTLKAEGFFRSNKVFIESSESLDRHVTYTDSQLWKLLDRHANTIRLYVSLPEQAPGSQLRRALYQKSAGAAGNLEEPCERVKGPVGNMKSVEAILEESTEKLKSLSLQQQQQHEGDNGDSSKSTEASDFENIESPLNEIDSSASAENRELDNQIQISDAENLQSEERSDSDVNNDRSTSSVDSDILSSSHSSDTLCNVDNAPLPLANGLDSHSITSSRRSKANQGKKETWDTAEEDSGTDSEYDESGKSRGEAQYMYFKSEPYTAEEGSGEGQKWLMVHVDKRITLSAFKQHLEPFVGVPSSHFKVFRVYASNQEFESVRLNETLSSFSDDNKITIRLGRALKKGEYRVKVYQLLVNEPEPCKFLLDAVFAKGMTVRQSKEELLPQLREQCGLDLTIDRFRLRKKTWKNPGTVFLDYHIYEEDINISSNWEVFLEILDGVEKMKSMSQLAVLSRRWRPSEMKLDSFQEVVLESSSVEELKEKLSEISGIPLENIEFAKGRGTFPCDISILEIHQDLDWNPKVSTLNVWPLYICDDGAVIFYRDKTEELMELTDEQRNELMKKESSRLQKTGHRVTYSPRKEKALKIYLDGAPNKDLTQD; translated from the exons ATGCAG gAGGAGTCAGGTTCAACAGAGGATGGTGCACAGGAGAGATTTATAGGCCCCCTTCCCAGAGAAGGCTCCATTGGATGTACCCATGACTATGTCAGTCAAAGCTATTCTTATTCTTCAGTCCTGAGCAAATCAGAGACAG GTTATGTGGGGCTGGTAAATCAAGCAATGACTTGCTACTTGAACAGCCTTCTGCAAACACTTTTCATGACTCCTGAATTTAGAAATGCATTGTATAA GTGGGAATTTGAGGAATCTGAAGAGGATCCTGAGAGGAGTATCCCCTACCAGCTACAGAGACTGTTTGTTTTACTGCAGACCAGCAAAAAAAGGGCAATTGAAACAACAGATGTTACACGGAGTTTTGGATGGGACAGCAGTGAAG CGTGGCAGCAGCATGATGTGCAGGAGCTTTGTAGAGTCATGTTTGATGCTTTGGAGCAGAAATGGAAGCAAACGGAGCAG GCTGATCTTATAAATCAACTGTACCAAGGCAAACTGAAGGACTATGTGAGGTGCCTAGAGTGTGGCTATGAAGGCTGGAGAATCGACACGTACCTGGATATCCCTCTGGTCATCCGGCCCTATGGCTCCAGCCAGGCGTTTGCTAGCGTG GAAGAAGCACTGCATGCTTTCATTCAGCCTGAGATCCTTGATGGCCCAAATCAGTACTTTTGTGAGCGATGTAAGAAGAAATGTGATGCAAGAAAG GGCCTGCGGTTCTTGCACTTTCCGTACCTGCTGACATTGCAGCTGAAGAGATTTGACTTTGATTATACCACAATGCACAGGATTAAACTCAATGATCGCATGACTTTTCCAGAGGAGTTGGACATGAGTGTCTTTATTGATGTGGAAGATGAG AAGTCTCCTCAGACTGAGAGTTGCACTGATAGTGGAGCTGAAAATGAAGGCAGTTGTCACAGTGATCAGATGAGCAATGATTTTTCTAATGATGATGGAGTTGATGAAGGAATCTGCCTTGAAAGCAATAGTGCAGCAGAGAGGATCTCCAAAGCTGGCAGTGAAAAG AGTTCTTTGCTGTATGAGCTCTTTTCTGTCATGGTTCATTCTGGaagtgctgctggtggccaTTATTATGCCTGTATAAAATCTTTTAGTGATGATCAGTGGTACAGCTTTAATGATCAGCATGTTAGCAAg ATAACTCAGGAAGATATTAAGAAAACATATGGAGGATCTTCTGGAAGCAGAGGATATTATTCCAGTGCTTTTGCTAG CTCAACAAATGCTTACATGCTGATATACAGACTGAAAGATCCAACAAGAAATGCAA AGTTTCTTGAGGCGCATGAATATCCAGAGCACATTAAACAATTGgtacagaaagagagagaattagaagaacaagaaaagagGCAACGTGAAATTGAACGCAACACGTGCAAG ATTAAATTATTCTGCATGCATCCTACAAAGCAAATAATGATGGAGAACAAATTGGAAGTTCATAAGGACAGAACACTGAAGGAAGCTGTGGAAATAGCTTACAAG CTGATGGATTTAGAAGAGGCTGTTCCCTTGAGCTGCTGTCGCCTTGTCAAATATGATGAGTTCCATGACTACTTGGAGCGCTCGTACGAAGGAGAAGAGGATACCCCAATGGGTTTGTTACTTGGAGGGGTCAAGTCAACCTACATGTTTGACTTGCTGTTGGAAACAAGAAGGCCTGACCAAGTTTTCCAGTGCTATAAACCTGGTG aggTCATGGTAAAGGTTCACGTAGTCGACCTGAAGACTGAATCTGTTGCTCCTCCAATAAGTGTGCGAGCTTATTTGAATCAAACGGTGTCAGAGTTCAAACAGCTCATTTCAAAG GCCACACACCTGCCTGCTGAAACCATGCGGGTGGTGCTGGAGCGCTGCTACAACGACCTGCGGCTGCTGAACGTCTCCAGCAAAACTCTGAAAGCTGAAGGCTTTTTTAGGAGCAACAAG GTGTTCATTGAAAGCTCAGAGTCCTTGGACCGCCACGTCACATACACAGACTCGCAGCTGTGGAAGCTTCTGGATCGCCACGCAAACACCATCAGACTGTATGTGTCATTGCCAGAGCAAGCTCCTGGCTCTCAGCTCCGACGGGCCCTTTATCAGAagtctgctggggctgcaggcaaCTTGGAGGAACCTTGTGAAAGAGTAAAAGGACCTGTAGGTAATATGAAATCCGTAGAGGCGATTTTGGaagaaagcactgaaaaacTTAAAAGCTTGTCcctgcagcaacagcagcagcatgagGGAGATAATGGAGACAGCAGCAAAAGCACAGAAGCCAGTGATTTTGAAAACATTGAGTCACCTTTAAATGAAATAGACTCTTCAGCATCAGCAGAAAACAGAGAACTTGACAACCAAATTCAGATTTCTGATGCAGAGAATCTGCAGTCCGAGGAGCGGTCGGACTCGGATGTCAACAACGACAGGAGTACGAGTTCAGTGGACAGTGACATcctcagctccagccacagcagtgACACTCTGTGCAACGTGGACAATGCCCCCCTGCCCCTGGCCAACGGGCTGGACtcccacagcatcaccagcagcaGGCGATCAAAGGCCAATCAGGGCAAGAAGGAAACCTGGGACACAGCAGAAGAGGATTCTGGAACAGACAGTGAATATGATGAAAGTGGCAAGAGCAGAGGAGAAGCACAGTATATGTACTTTAAATCAGAGCCCTACACTGCAGAGGAGGGTTCAGGAGAAGGGCAGAAAT GGCTGATGGTGCATGTTGATAAAAGAATTACACTGTCTGCCTTCAAGCAACACTTGGAGCCTTTTGTTGGAGTTCCATCTTCTCACTTCAAAGTCTTTAGAGTCTATGCCAGCAATCAAGAGTTTGAGAGTGTTCGGCTGAATGAGACCCTTTCATCATTTTCTGATGACAATAAG ATAACTATTAGACTTGGAAgagcccttaagaagggtgAATACAGAGTCAAAGTCTATCAACTCTTGGTAAATGAGCCTGAG CCATGCAAGTTTCTTCTAGACGCAGTTTTTGCTAAAGGAATGACTGTCCGACAGTCcaaagaggagctgcttcctcaGCTTCGAGAACAATGTGGCCTAGACTTGACAATTGACAG GTTTCGCCTACGAAAGAAAACCTGGAAGAATCCAGGCACTGTGTTTCTGGATTATCATATCTATGAAGAAGATATCAATATTTCCAGCAACTGGGAGGTCTTCTTAGAAATACTTGATG GAGTAGAAAAGATGAAATCCATGTCACAGCTTGCTGTTTTATCGAGACGATGGAGGCCGTCAGAGATGAAATTAGATTCTTTCCAGGAAGTAGTACTAGAAAGCAGCAGTGTTGAAGAATTaaaagagaag CTAAGTGAAATAAGTGGAATACCCTTAGAAAACATTGAATTTGCAAAG GGTAGAGGAACCTTTCCCTGTGACATTTCCATACTAGAGATTCATCAAGACTTGGACTGGAATCCAAAAGTATCTACATTGAATGTCTGGCCTCTGTACATTTGTGATGATGGTGCAGTAATATTTTATAG
- the LOC131084948 gene encoding ubiquitin carboxyl-terminal hydrolase 47-like, whose amino-acid sequence MVPSEENQLVPKEAECAAEEPRVLCIIQDTTNSRTVNERVTLNLPASTPLRRLFADVAAKVGYENGSFDLVWGNGDTATATVGTEPAAPLGSKHFTVQQTSFSVLVNSCDVWLQHSKPPPSLVLVNSVMFGYSTANLLLWC is encoded by the coding sequence GCAGAATgtgctgctgaggagcccagggTGCTGTGTATAATCCAGGACACCACCAACTCGAGGACGGTGAACGAGCGCGTCACCCTGAACCTGCCCGCCTCCACCCCGCTGCGGCGCCTCTTCGCAGACGTGGCTGCCAAAGTGGGCTACGAGAACGGCTCCTTTGATCTGGTGTGGGGCAACGGAGACACTGCCACTGCCACGGTAGGGACTgagcctgctgctcctctgggctccAAGCACTTCACAGTGCAGCAAACCTCCTTCTCTGTGCTGGTGAATTCCTGTGATGTTTGGTTACAGCACAGCAAACCACCTCCTTCTCTGGTGCTAGTGAATTCTGTAATGTTTGGTTACAGCACAGCAAACCTCCTTCTCTGGTGCTAG